The Desulfonatronospira thiodismutans ASO3-1 region TCCCCAGTTTAGACAGGTTGAAAAATTTTATAAGTTTCGCTGTAGTGTTAAATGAAATCAAGAAAAGGGAAGCAAGCATTATCGCAGCCCAAATTACAAGCCCGGAGAACTAGTCGATCATGAGCGAATACCAGTATTATGAGTTTCTAACTGTAGAAAGAAAGCTGACCTCTAAAGAGATGTCCGCTTTACGCAACATATCTTCCAGAGCACATATCACCCCGGTAAGTCTGACCAATGTATACAATTTTGGTGATTTCAAGGGGAACCCGACTGATTTGGTCCGGAAATTTTTCGACGCCCATGTATACATGGCCAACTGGGGAACCGCAGTGTTTATGATCAACCTGCCCCTGGAAGCCATTTCCAGGGAAACGGTGGAAACAATGCAGGCGGAGGACTTTCTGGATTTCAAGGCATTCCAGAATCACTGGGTGATTACCTGGAGCCTGGATGAAGAACCAGAAGATTTAGATCGTTTCGTCATGGACGATGGAACAAGCTGGATGCAGCGCCTGCTTCCCATCAGAGACGAGCTGTTGCGCGGAGACTTGCGAAGCCTGTATATCGGCTGGTTGGCTGCAGTGACCAAGGAAATGGTAGATGATGATGAGCTTGAACCCTTAAGCTTAGAAGGACTGAAGAGCCTGACTCCTGCACAGCAGGCACTTGCAGAGTTTCTGGAGGTGGATCCAGATCTTTTGGCAGCAGCTGGAATGGGCAGCACAGATGCAGAGGATCCCGAGCGGAAACAGGAGATGATGGAAAAATGGCTGAACACTATGTCCCATGAGAGATTGGTGAGTGTTTCGCGTCTTCTTTTGACCGGCCAGAGTCAGCAGGCAGAAAGAGAACTCAAGAATGAATACTATGCCTGGATGCGTAGCTTATCAGATGGATCCAGCCGGAAAGATTTGCGCACAGTGGAAGAACTTCGAGAGAATGCCGATTCTGCGCAAAAGATACGTCTGGAAAAGGAGCGGCTGAAAAAGAAGAAGGAAGAGGAAAACGCCGCCAAAAAAGACAAGCCCATCTCAAGGAGCTGGCCCAGAATTGCTACCAGGAATGGAAAACAATTCAAAGTACTGTGGCCCGTGGTTCCGGGGTGGCTTACCAGGAAGCGTGCCAGGCCCTTGTTGACCTATCTGAGGCCTGTGCCAACTACCGGGATCCAGAGACTTTTCAGCAGGAGCTCAATCAATTCGTGGAAGATAACATGCGTCGCAAAGCACTTATCAATCGCTTGATAAAAGCCGGTCTTTTGGATCAGGCTATGCGAGCCAGGAGACCAACTGGTAAATGACTGAAAAAGTCAGGCAGGTTGTCCAGGAACCATAACTGAGTGCCCCCAGAATGGTTACAGCCCGTTTATTCAGCTGGAGTCATCAAAAAACTGTCAGGTCAGCAGGCGCAGGCTGTATTTATTGCTCAATAATGACTGAAATTCCATGACCACCTTGAAACAGTCCTTTAATCTGTCCCGTTCCATGATCGAAAGTCTGTCCGGGGATATGAAATTATCAGGTATTGCCTGGCTATTAATTTGTTGGGCCTGGGTCCTGACCCTTAGGGTCTGAAGGAACTCAAAAGACTGCCTGAGACCTGCGGCAAAACCTGTTGAGAATACGCCCTGTTCATGCAAACGGGAGATTCGTTCTTCCGTGGGTGTTTCCAGGACTGCATGCTCCACTGCAAGAGTTCTGATTCCGTGGGTCAGGGGGAAAACACCTCCCATCTTTATGTCCAGCCTGCCCTTGTTCCTACCGCTTTTATCCACCACCAGCTTGTTGAAAAACCCCAGTGGAGGCTTAAAACGCACGGCTTCATGGGCCATGTATTTCAACAGCAGATTGCTTCTGCGGATCCGCTTGAACAGATAGGACTTGAGCATTCCGGCCAGGGTGCCGTCCCCGGCTACATGGCGCATATCCAGCAACAGGGAGGTAACAATGATGCTGTTCATGTCCGCAGACTGGGCCATGTCGTCAACCAGATCCAGGGCCTGGTCAATGCTCATGCGCCATTTGGAGTTGCTCAGCATGACTTCATGGGGACATGCAGGAAAGCCAAGATCAAGCAGAGCTCCAATGAATTTTGAAGAAAAATCCTCAAAGAAAGACAACTGGGTTTTCCCGGAAGCCTCGGAATAAATAAGGGCATTGTCCTGGTCCGTGGCCAGATACTGTTCCCTGCGGCCTTCACTTCCCAGGGCCAGAATGCAGAATGAAGCGGGGGCAGGCTGTTCCATTTCAGCCAGGATCAGATCATGGACACGGACCTGGATCTGATGGTGCATTTCACTGATCAAACGTCCCAGTTGAAAAACACCCACTCCTTCGGCCACCGAGCGCAGGACCATGTTCCGGACCTGTTGAAACACTCTTTTCAGTTCCGAAAAATCTCCGGCCCGAACTATCTCTCTGGACAGGTAGACAGGGTTCTCCCCTTTCACCGAAAGCAGATCCCTTTCCTCGATAATCCCCCTGGGGTCTGTCCCGCTGTCCTGGACCACCAATCTGTGGATTCCCCGGGAAACCATTCTGGAAAAAGCCTGAAAAAGCAGTTCATGCGATGCCACGGTAATCAACGGAGAAGACATTACCCCTTCTACCGTAATACTCCCGGGATCCAGGTCCCGGGCCACCACCTTTTTCAATATGTCCTGCTGGGTGACTATCCCCAGGAACTTACCTTCCTGTCTGACCAGGCAGGCCGTAGTCCCTTCCTGCAACATGATTCTGGCGGCCAGAGACACAGATGTGTCCATCTGCACAGTTACGGGAGCCTTTACTGATACATCCTGCAGGGTCAGGCACATATAGGGATCCATGCGGGAAAAGCTTCGCCATTGCCGGATATCCTGAATCCTGTTTCGTAAGATCCCGGCTTTGCTTTGAAAAAAACTGTTCATCCGGTCATGGCCAAGAAAGAGCCTGAAGTCGTCTCCGCTTATGGCGCACAGGGTGCTCTCCCGGATGGCTATTGCAGCCTGGCCCTGGGGGGGTAAGAAAAAAAACGACTCGTAACCGAAAAACTCTCCGGAAACCAGGGTGTCCACGACTTCGTTGTCGGACAGGATCTGCATAACGCCGTCCAGAATGAGATAGAGATAGTCGTGGTCCTTTTGATCCAGAAGGATCATCTCGCCAGGTGAAACTTCTTTCCGGCCTGCACGGGCTCCGGCCTTTTTAAGTTCTTCAGCCGAGAGGCCGGACAGAGGATGGACTCCGGCCAGAAAATCGGCAATCTCGCTGCTCATTCAGATCCAACACCCAGGTAGTTCCTTATTTTCTGTTCGTCGTATCTGCTTGAAGCTTCTGCATCAGGCCTCAGCCTGGAGCCTATGTATCCGGCTGCAAAAGCTCCGGCTACGGAGATGATGGCCGGATTGGACAGGGGGAAAATGGCCGTGGGATTGCGCAGGAGGTCAACCCAGACCGTGGGACTGAGGACAATCAGGCCTACTGCCAGTGTCGTGCCCGTGGCAATGCTTGCAACCGCTCCGAACGTGGAATAGTTTCTCCAGAGAATGGACAGGACCAGGGCGGGAAAATTGGCGCTGGCAGCCACGGCAAAGGCCAGACCTACCATGAAGGCCACATTCTGTCCCTGAAAGATGAGCCCAAGTACAATGGCCAGGACTCCCATGGATAAAGTGGCGATCCTGGCCACCTTGACCTCTTCTTCTTCGGTGGAACGCCCGGCTCGGAACACTCCTGCATAGAGGTCATGAGACAGGGTGCTGGCACCGGCCAGGGTCAGGCCGGCCACCACCGCCAGGATTGTGGCGAAGGCCACGGCGGCCATGAAACCTAGAAATACCGCCCCTCCTGTGGCCTCAGCCAGAAGCATGGCAGCCATGTTGCCTCCGGAGTCAATGGCCGAAATAATATCCTGACCTACAATGACCATTGCTCCAAAACCGATGGTAAAGGTCAGAATGTAGAAAAAGCCAATGAATCCAGTGGCATAAAAAACGGATTTTCGGGCTGTCTTGGCGTCGCGCACAGTATAGAAGCGCATGAGTATGTGCGGCAGGCCGGCTGTTCCAAACATGAGGGCGATGCCCAGGGATACAGCGTCCATGGGACTGGCCACCAGCCCGCCGGGCTCCAGCACCCTGTCTCCGTAGCTCATGGCTGCCTGGCTGAACAGTTCACCATAGCTGAATCCGAAATGCAGCATGATCAGGAAGACCAGGATGGAGCCCCCGCTCAAAAGCAGCACCGCCTTGATGATCTGTACCCAGGTGGTGGCCAGCATCCCTCCGAAGAGCACGTACATGATCATGACCATGCCTACGATCACCACAGCTATCTCATAGGGCATTCCGAAAATCATCATGATCAGGGTCCCTGCTCCCACCATCTGGGCGATGAGGTAAAAGAACACAGTCATAAGAGAACCCACAGAGGCAGCAATGCGGATGGGCTTTTTGGAGAGACGGTAGGCCAGCACATCCACAAAGGTGAATTTCCCGAGATTGCGCAGGGGTTCGGCAATGAGAAACATAAGGATTGGCCATCCCACCAGAAAGCCGATGGAATAGATGAGCCCGTCGAAGCCACGCAGGGAGACAAGTCCGGCGATACCCAGAAAAGAGGCAGCGCTCATGTAGTCCCCGGAAAGGGCCAGACCGTTCTGCAGACCGGTTACCCCCCGGCCTGCGGCGTAAAACTGGGAAGCAGACTGGCTTTTTTTGGCTGCATAATAGGTAATGCCCAGTGTAGCACAGATAAAGACCAGGAAAAACAGGATGGAGGTGGTGCTTGGTTCTCCTATGGCTGTATCCACTACTTCCATCACTTTCTCCTCATGCTTTGCAGGATTTCCTGGACAGATTTGTCATAATAAGAATTGGACCAGAAGACATAGATGCCGGTGAGAATAAAGGCCAGGACGATGACGAAAATGCCCACTGGAATACCCAGGGTCATATGTTCACCTATCTTCACGGACAGAAGATGGGGGGCATAGGCCAGAACCAGGATAAATCCGAAGTAGGCCAGCATCATTATGGCGGTCAGGCTCAGGGAGACCTTCCACCTGTTGACTACAAGCCTGCGGAATTTCTCTTTGTCCATGGAATCCGGAGAGGGAGGCGGCTGCATTGTTGGCTCCTTGGGATGTAATCATTCAGGGGGTGCCGGAATCGGCCAGGGGACAGTCCCCGCGACACATTGCCTTTACAATCACCAATATTACAAGCGCAAAATTCCGTGATCCTGCACAGACCTACACAGCGAGGGACAGTCCCCAGGCCTTGCGCCAGTTATCAACATCGAGAACCACCTGAATGGTTACCTTGGGATTATGGTGGGGGTACAATCGGCTCGGTCAGAATAAATATAGAATTATTCGGAAAAAATATCAAGTACTGCCAGGTATCTGTTCAGGGCCAATTTATGCTCACAAAAAAATTCAAAAAATTTATAGAATTAACCCCAAATCCTGGACAAGTGCTCGAAAGTTTGTTACAAGGGGCTCGCCATGCACACAAAGCCCCGTCCTTCATATTTGCTCAGCGTAAGGCTGCAACCAATCAAAAGGGAGCAGGAAAGCCTGTTCAAGTCTTTGATGGCCAAGTATCACTATCTTGGAGCCTCGCCTAAAATCAGCGAAACGCTCTGGTATGTCGCCACCTACTCTGATCAGTGGGTTGCCCTGCTTACATTCTCGGCTGCAGCCTTGAAATGCGCGGCCAGGGACCGTTGGATTGGATGGGAATATCGGCATCGGTTTGACCGCTTGAAGCTTCTGGCCAACAACACTCGTTTTCTTATTCTGCCGGGCTGGAATCTGCCAAACCTGGGATCTCGCATCCTATCGCTTTGTGCAAAGCGCATCTCTTTTGATTGGCAACAACATTTTGGCCATCCACTGCTGCTCCTGGAAACCTTTGTCGATCCCAGACGTTACACAGGCACTGTATACCGCGCCTCAAACTGGACAGAGCTTGGACTGACCAAAGGCTTTAAAAGAGTCGGCCAAGGATACAGTGCCAAACCTTCATCCCCCAAACTCATCTTTGTCTTGCCGCTTCAAGCCAACGCCAGAAAACTGTTGTCTTGTGCCATTCTTAACGCAGCATATCAAAAAGGAGAACCCAAAATGACCATGAATGCTAAACAGATGGAATCACTCCCGGATTACTTCAAAACTGTCACCGACCCTCGAAGAACACATGGACGCCGTCATCGAATCTCTACAGTTCTGTCCATTGCAGCAGCAGCCACCCTGTGCGGAATGAAAGGCTACAAGGCCATTTATGGCTGGGCCAACAAACTGGGACAAAAGGCCCGGCAACGGTTTCGGTGCCGCAAGGAAAATGGAAAATATGTTATCCCCAGTCAGTTCGTCATACGTGATGTTCTAGTCCGTGCGGACCCAGTTGAATTAGATCTGGCTATGCAACGCTTTAACGAAGATCAAGGCCTCGAAGACACTTGTCTGGCTTTTGATGGCAAAACCATGAAAAACGCCATTGATGAAAATGCCCGGCAAACCCATATTGCCAGTGTTGTTGGCCATGAATCCAAGACCACCCACACCCAAAAAAAGTAGGTGCTCTGCCTGCAGAGGATGATGACCAAGAAACGAAGCAGACAAACGAAATCGGGATGTTTATCCCCATCCTGGAACAAATAGAAATCTCCGGGAAAACTATCACCGCCGACGCGCTTCTTACTCAGAAAAAACTGGCCGAATACATCGTTGGGCGCAACGCAGCCTACCTTTTTACCGTCAAAAAAAACCAGCCCACTCTCTACTTCGACATCAAGAAATACTTTGAACACCGCAAAGAACCTGACTATTGCCTCCAAGATCCACCAGGTCATGGCCGAATAGATACCCGCTCCATATGGACTACCACCGAGCTAAATGAATACCTTGAATTTCCCCATGTTGGCCAGGCGTTTTGCATTCATAAAAAAAGCTATGACCCAAAAACCAATAAAGTCTGTGAAAACACTTTTTATGGCGTAACCAGCCACCATCCAAATAAGGCTGATCCGGCCAGAATATTACAAATCCATCGTGGACATTGGAGTATTGAAAACAGCAAACATTATATCCTTGATTGGACTTATGACGAAGACAGAAACAGAATAAGAACCGGAAACGGCCCTGCAAATACAAATCGCTTGAGAGGTTTTGCCATAGGCTTGCTCAAGTCCAAAGGAGTTAAGGACATCGCTCAAAAAGTGAGAGACCTGCACCAACAAATCAGGCCCGTTCTGGACTATTTCAAGATGACAAAAAATTCTCAAAAACACAGAACATAACAAAGGAGAACAAATTTGCCGTGGGTATCTGTTTAGCGCTTTGCATGTGGCATGGGGAATGGCTCTCCCCACACTTATTTTTTAAACCTGTCAATCTTCATAATAATAATTACTGGAGTGCCTGTCCCTGCTTTCCCTGTAAGGGTCCGTCAAGTTGAGACGCTTGAATTTGTTTCCTACATACATATTATCAAAACTTCTGATATTCTTCCTTCAGTCTTTCAAAAAGATTGCAGAGCGCAATATAGCCTGGATCAGATCTGTCCGGGTACTCCCTGGGGTCTTTCAAAACATCCTCAATTACATCCAGCAGGCAATCAAAATCCCAGGAGTACAATCCAAGTGGCCGCTTACCCTTGTAATTCTCTATACGCCTATCCAACCCGAAGGCTTCTGCCATGCAATGAGTATGCCGCTGAAGCTCTTCCAGCTCCTTTCCACTTATCAAAATATTGAGTTTGATGTCATGCTTGCCTGGTTTTATCATGATTTGTTCCTGGAGTTAGTCTTTGGAATGCTGAAAATGAAAAGTGCCGGCTACCAGAGAGTCTGACCATAATTCAAAGGACATCATTCTTCCAGAAAGGCTTTTTTCCATCGGGTTGTGGGACTGGAAAAGCGCACTTTCTCAGGGCGAAACTCATGTCAGGATTATAGGGGTAATATTTTTTAAGATGCCCTTTCAGCCAGGCAACCATCTCTTGATGGTCTTCATGGTCTGGATCATTCAAGATATCCAGTAATTGATAATATCCGCGCACGCCCCCGCAATCCTCCGGCGGACAGGCCCTTTCGCCCCCTAAGCATTTAGGATATTTACTCCCTTTCTCTTTGACCAGCAGGCCTTCAAACAAGGCATCATGCATCCATCCATCTCCAAAATCGTATTCATATTCAAACCATTGTCCGGGCTGGTGCAAATAAGAATCAAGCTTTATGTCCCATCCAGGCAAAGTTTCCAGGTCATCCCACTTCTCAGATGGAATACCGATTTCTATGACATCCCGCTTATGTTTGGGACGGAATCTAAAAGCGTGCAGATGATAGTCCAGCCAGCCCATGGCATCCTGAATAGCAACGTGCAGCCCCCAGAAAGTGTAGGTATCAGGGACCTGAATTCTTCGCCATATGGGCGGTTCAATCTCTTGAAGCCTGATGTAGAACTGGTAAATCAATTGGCTCATTACTGCCCTCCCCTTTTGTCTCTTGGATGGATACCTGAAAAGAACCTTTGCCTGGTTGCCGGCTGCATAATCCAGCATCCGGCCCAAGATTTCGTGCCTGATCCTGCTGTCCGAGCTGTGCTCGATCTCCACATAATCCAGGCGGAGTTCTTCCAGACTGGCCCTTGCCACGTTGGTCAGTTTCAGTTCGATCTTTTTGGACGTTCCACTGGCCTTACTGCCTTCCGCTATGTTTTGCACACCCGACCTGGCCGCCTGGATCATCTGTAACCATTCAGGAGGTCCTCGGTGGTGATTACTGGCACGAGGCTTGGGGACTGTCCCTCGCTAAGTACCGGCTGTGCTGGTACACAAAACTTCGCGTCTGTAATTTTTGTAATTGTGCGTAAAAGGTGTCGCGGGGACTGTCCCCAGGCCGGTTCCGGCACCCCCTGAATGGTTACGATCATCTGATCCTTTGTCCTGCTGAACCGGTTAATGTAGCGGTCGCAGAATCGAACAGTTACATCATATACCAGCTGGGCCAGCTGAAAACTTTTGAGATTTCGATAACCGCCGTGCTTGGGTATGAGGGTTTCTCGCTGAGGCAATCCCGACCTACATCAACAAATCAACTTTCACCATCTGGCAAACTCCTGAGGCAGTCATTTGTGGACCTGACTGTTCTCACTACCTCAGTGTCCGCCATATACATTTTTTCTATTACCCACCCTGACTACCAGGACGACAAGCTCTTGGTCCCGAATTTCAACAATAATCCGGTAGCTCCCCACCCGATATTTCCAGAATCCGGCCAAGTCCTTGCGCAAGGGGTCGCCGTATATCCTGGGATCTTCAGCAGGAGCTATACGGTTCAAGAGATACGACCAAATATCAGCCTGGCCTTGACGGTCAAGGCTTAGAAGCTCCTTTTTTGCGTGCCTGTCAAATCTAATCTTCCAGGAAGCCAAGCTCACGTCCCACTTCTTCTAAACTGTAGGTTTCGCTTCTCCCGGCCCGGAGGTCCTCGCTTCGTTTTTGAGCCAAGTATATATCCTCCAGGTCCTCCAGGTACTCGTTGAGGGCTTCCTTGATATAGTATGCCTTGGTTCGTCCAGTGGCCTCGGCCAGCTCGGTCAAGCGTCTATTAATATCGTCAGGTAT contains the following coding sequences:
- a CDS encoding putative nucleotidyltransferase substrate binding domain-containing protein, with amino-acid sequence MSSEIADFLAGVHPLSGLSAEELKKAGARAGRKEVSPGEMILLDQKDHDYLYLILDGVMQILSDNEVVDTLVSGEFFGYESFFFLPPQGQAAIAIRESTLCAISGDDFRLFLGHDRMNSFFQSKAGILRNRIQDIRQWRSFSRMDPYMCLTLQDVSVKAPVTVQMDTSVSLAARIMLQEGTTACLVRQEGKFLGIVTQQDILKKVVARDLDPGSITVEGVMSSPLITVASHELLFQAFSRMVSRGIHRLVVQDSGTDPRGIIEERDLLSVKGENPVYLSREIVRAGDFSELKRVFQQVRNMVLRSVAEGVGVFQLGRLISEMHHQIQVRVHDLILAEMEQPAPASFCILALGSEGRREQYLATDQDNALIYSEASGKTQLSFFEDFSSKFIGALLDLGFPACPHEVMLSNSKWRMSIDQALDLVDDMAQSADMNSIIVTSLLLDMRHVAGDGTLAGMLKSYLFKRIRRSNLLLKYMAHEAVRFKPPLGFFNKLVVDKSGRNKGRLDIKMGGVFPLTHGIRTLAVEHAVLETPTEERISRLHEQGVFSTGFAAGLRQSFEFLQTLRVRTQAQQINSQAIPDNFISPDRLSIMERDRLKDCFKVVMEFQSLLSNKYSLRLLT
- a CDS encoding sodium:solute symporter family transporter, yielding MEVVDTAIGEPSTTSILFFLVFICATLGITYYAAKKSQSASQFYAAGRGVTGLQNGLALSGDYMSAASFLGIAGLVSLRGFDGLIYSIGFLVGWPILMFLIAEPLRNLGKFTFVDVLAYRLSKKPIRIAASVGSLMTVFFYLIAQMVGAGTLIMMIFGMPYEIAVVIVGMVMIMYVLFGGMLATTWVQIIKAVLLLSGGSILVFLIMLHFGFSYGELFSQAAMSYGDRVLEPGGLVASPMDAVSLGIALMFGTAGLPHILMRFYTVRDAKTARKSVFYATGFIGFFYILTFTIGFGAMVIVGQDIISAIDSGGNMAAMLLAEATGGAVFLGFMAAVAFATILAVVAGLTLAGASTLSHDLYAGVFRAGRSTEEEEVKVARIATLSMGVLAIVLGLIFQGQNVAFMVGLAFAVAASANFPALVLSILWRNYSTFGAVASIATGTTLAVGLIVLSPTVWVDLLRNPTAIFPLSNPAIISVAGAFAAGYIGSRLRPDAEASSRYDEQKIRNYLGVGSE
- a CDS encoding DUF485 domain-containing protein, with amino-acid sequence MQPPPSPDSMDKEKFRRLVVNRWKVSLSLTAIMMLAYFGFILVLAYAPHLLSVKIGEHMTLGIPVGIFVIVLAFILTGIYVFWSNSYYDKSVQEILQSMRRK
- a CDS encoding Druantia anti-phage system protein DruA; this translates as MHTKPRPSYLLSVRLQPIKREQESLFKSLMAKYHYLGASPKISETLWYVATYSDQWVALLTFSAAALKCAARDRWIGWEYRHRFDRLKLLANNTRFLILPGWNLPNLGSRILSLCAKRISFDWQQHFGHPLLLLETFVDPRRYTGTVYRASNWTELGLTKGFKRVGQGYSAKPSSPKLIFVLPLQANARKLLSCAILNAAYQKGEPKMTMNAKQMESLPDYFKTVTDPRRTHGRRHRISTVLSIAAAATLCGMKGYKAIYGWANKLGQKARQRFRCRKENGKYVIPSQFVIRDVLVRADPVELDLAMQRFNEDQGLEDTCLAFDGKTMKNAIDENARQTHIASVVGHESKTTHTQKK
- a CDS encoding ISAs1 family transposase — translated: MFIPILEQIEISGKTITADALLTQKKLAEYIVGRNAAYLFTVKKNQPTLYFDIKKYFEHRKEPDYCLQDPPGHGRIDTRSIWTTTELNEYLEFPHVGQAFCIHKKSYDPKTNKVCENTFYGVTSHHPNKADPARILQIHRGHWSIENSKHYILDWTYDEDRNRIRTGNGPANTNRLRGFAIGLLKSKGVKDIAQKVRDLHQQIRPVLDYFKMTKNSQKHRT
- a CDS encoding plasmid pRiA4b ORF-3 family protein codes for the protein MQNIAEGSKASGTSKKIELKLTNVARASLEELRLDYVEIEHSSDSRIRHEILGRMLDYAAGNQAKVLFRYPSKRQKGRAVMSQLIYQFYIRLQEIEPPIWRRIQVPDTYTFWGLHVAIQDAMGWLDYHLHAFRFRPKHKRDVIEIGIPSEKWDDLETLPGWDIKLDSYLHQPGQWFEYEYDFGDGWMHDALFEGLLVKEKGSKYPKCLGGERACPPEDCGGVRGYYQLLDILNDPDHEDHQEMVAWLKGHLKKYYPYNPDMSFALRKCAFPVPQPDGKKPFWKNDVL
- a CDS encoding type II toxin-antitoxin system RelE family toxin encodes the protein MSLASWKIRFDRHAKKELLSLDRQGQADIWSYLLNRIAPAEDPRIYGDPLRKDLAGFWKYRVGSYRIIVEIRDQELVVLVVRVGNRKNVYGGH
- the relB gene encoding type II toxin-antitoxin system RelB family antitoxin, which produces MPTSIRIPDDINRRLTELAEATGRTKAYYIKEALNEYLEDLEDIYLAQKRSEDLRAGRSETYSLEEVGRELGFLED